In Crassostrea angulata isolate pt1a10 chromosome 6, ASM2561291v2, whole genome shotgun sequence, a genomic segment contains:
- the LOC128187822 gene encoding nucleolar protein dao-5-like isoform X6 — MAEQKRAHLNRKVTDATFNAMAFQKPKSPTPTSSRQKEEVEEDEPSPGKVQMEEDLDIQLPRVAKNTDPGIQSESEDEEHEPSNGELEFVSSIQEGEEEGEGEVYDASKLILPSVGESSTDDTLLGNVELEEDEEEEEEDLEEDEEKEEIEEEKAESEDDSEGEDMEDQTQTKEEGKLRDQKDLTMFSGLDQDDSDPDIDKLVAECDFLPETVTDSTINAMVDRNRPLAKSYRQSQEEESDEQDEEETMETDSGPESSPPPEVKIRVQKEASLDFSVLEPDSNHLDVDIGKQKTNLRKKGSLAKRRKPTRSTVRSALLSGEETLFVDSTEPKVEKTSRKDDEDDVFGQRTSTSSVEGAPTSPPAKKPSKVMVPLPGFGGPVPALRKRSEEQHEAEMAVDEPKKKDFRSYGVKLPVPQLPRKSEFEDTPSKPVLRKVPRKDSAEKQETEVQYDVSSLKSVKKEARNSKADLESDVFFEKPALRQVARDDNKDRNSSSEMTFEKPALRNVSRPSLDKSNETDVKFEIPALKQVSRERGESNKSETDSDKTFSKPPLKSTPKPSEERSAPISPKTPEPKTFELPSLRPTPKASRSKPMDTQQDVGSFEKPSLRNVSRPLERKNSGEAGSFEKPALRNVGKPPLPEKRISIAEDDSEDKHKFDVPALRMVPRDQKPTETLRNISRGEKESDVEVNRRPSLKSTPRKDPIKAEEGKENPSWLKDMKLRKTRSQADDINNVGESREKPEWLQTATEKREKALESLNSKENKTKSSSENKVPWLSRDNLKKTSTPLQENNDNSHSNQDEVRKRLSSVDTNGDLDIPSRERTPSKKDDTRENYVPSWQRAKDNRHASNPNLNFVTPSSNSDEPPDWKKALAEKRKTRRDSDTPVKPAPGADSQEKGLPPWKKELAKKGMKPSVPVKTSADSKKVEPEWKQKAAEKRERIITHFKPDPDDEEKKQDSSIKP; from the exons ATGGCAGAACAGAAAAGAGCTCATCTGAACAGG AAAGTTACAGATGCCACATTTAATGCTATGGCTTTTCAAAAACCAAAAAGTCCTACCCCTACATCTTCACGGCAGAAGGAAGAGGTTGAAGAGGACGAACCAAGTCCTGGAAAAGTCCAAATGGAAGAAGACTTAGACATTCAGTTACCCAGGGTAGCAAAAAACACAGACCCTGGAATTCAGAGCGAGAGTGAAGATGAGGAGCATGAACCATCAAATGGGGAGTTGGAATTTGTCTCCTCCATTCAGGAGGGGGAGGAGGAGGGAGAAGGGGAGGTTTACGATGCCTCCAAGTTGATCTTGCCTTCTGTTGGGGAAAGCAGCACAGATGATACTCTGCTTGGAAATGTGGAGCTTGAAGAAGATGAAGAGGAAGAAGAGGAAGATCTAGAAGAAGATGAAGAGAAGGAAGAAATTGAGGAGGAAAAAGCAGAGAGTGAAGATGACAGTGAAGGAGAGGACATGGAAGACCAGACCCAAACAAAGGAAGAAGGAAAGTTGAGGGACCAGAAAGACCTGACAATGTTTTCAGGTCTGGACCAAGACGACTCGGATCCTGATATTGATAAGTTGGTAGCAGAGTGTGATTTCCTGCCTGAG ACTGTCACAGACTCCACTATCAATGCAATGGTGGATAGGAATCGACCTTTGGCCAAGTCTTACAGACAGAGTCAGGAAGAAGAGAGTGATGAACAGGATGAGGAGGAAACCATGGAAACAGACTCCGGCCCAGAAAGCAGCCCTCCACCG gaaGTAAAAATAAGAGTTCAAAAAGAGGCCAGTTTAGATTTCTCGGTTCTTGAG CCTGACAGCAACCATCTTGATGTGGATATTGGGAAGCAAAAGACCAATTTGAGAAAGAAGGGTTCTCTGGCCAAGAGGAGGAAACCCACTCGATCAACTGTCAGGAGCGCTCTTTTGTCAGGGGAGGAAACATTATTTGTAGATTCCACAG AACCAAAAGTGGAGAAGACTAGCAGGAAGGATGATGAGGATGATGTGTTTGGTCAGAGAACTTCAACTTCCTCTGTTGAAGGAGCTCCAACTTCACCCCCAGCCAAGAAACCCAGTAAAGTCATGGTGCCGCTACCAGGATTCGGGGGTCCTGTG CCTGCGCTTAGAAAGAGATCAGAGGAGCAGCATGAGGCAGAAATGGCAGTAGATGAACCAAAGAAGAAGGACTTCAGGAGTTATGGAGTTAAATTACCTGTGCCACAACTGCCAAGGAAAAGTGAATTTGAGGACACTCCAAGTAAACCTGTTTTGAGGAAAGTTCCCAGGAAAGACAGTGCTGAGAAGCAGGAGACGGAAGTACAGTATGATGTATCTTCTTTGAAATCAGTGAAAAAGGAAGCCAGAAATTCAAAAGCGGATTTGGAATCTGACGTGTTCTTTGAGAAGCCCGCTTTACGTCAAGTAGCTAGAGACGATAATAAGGATAGAAATTCTTCGAGTGAAATGACATTTGAAAAGCCTGCATTAAGAAATGTATCCAGACCAAGTCTGGACAAATCAAATGAAACGGACGTGAAGTTTGAGATTCCAGCCCTGAAACAAGTGTCCAGAGAGAGAGGAGAAAGCAATAAATCTGAGACAGATAGTGATAAAACATTTAGCAAACCACCTCTGAAATCAACACCCAAACCATCAGAGGAAAGGTCTGCACCAATTTCTCCTAAAACGCCAGAACCTAAAACATTCGAGCTGCCTAGTTTACGGCCAACCCCCAAAGCGAGCAGGAGCAAGCCAATGGATACTCAACAGGATGTGGGCTCATTCGAAAAACCGTCTCTGCGTAATGTGTCAAGACCACTGGAGAGGAAGAACTCGGGAGAAGCAGGATCATTTGAGAAGCCTGCCCTTAGAAATGTTGGCAAACCTCCACTGCCTGAGAAAAGGATTTCCATTGCTGAAGATGATAGCGAGGACAAACACAAATTTGATGTGCCTGCTCTTCGAATGGTACCAAGGGACCAAAAACCTACCGAAACTCTAAGGAACATTTCCCGAGGAGAAAAGGAGTCTGATGTAGAGGTTAATCGTAGACCCTCTCTGAAGTCTACACCTCGCAAAGATCCCATAAAGGCAGAAGAAGGTAAAGAAAATCCATCTTGGCTTAAAGACATGAAACTGAGGAAAACTAGGAGTCAAGCGGACGACATCAACAATGTGGGTGAAAGCAGGGAGAAACCAGAATGGCTTCAGACAGCCACTGAAAAGAGAGAAAAAGCTTTAGAATCCCTCAATTCTAAGG aaaataaaacaaaatctagCTCAGAAAACAAAGTGCCTTGGTTAAGCCGAGACAATCTCAAGAAAACTTCCACTCCCTTGCAAGAAAATAATGACAATTCACATTCCAATCAAGATGAAGTCAGAAAGAGACTCAGTTCTGTAGATACAAATGGTGACTTGGATATTCCTTCAAGGGAAAGAACTCCATCAAAGAAGG ATGATACAAGAGAGAATTATGTGCCAAGCTGGCAGCGGGCCAAGGACAATCGTCATGCATCTAATCCCAACCTAAACTTTGTGACTCCTTCCTCCAACTCGGATGAACCTCCAGACTGGAAAAAGGCACTGGCCGAGAAAAGGAAAACAAGACGAGACTCTGATACTCCG GTCAAACCGGCCCCTGGGGCGGACAGTCAGGAGAAAGGACTCCCTCCTTGGAAGAAGGAACTGGCCAAGAAAGGAATGAAGCCCTCAGTTCCTGTCAAAA cCTCAGCAGACTCGAAGAAAGTTGAACCCGAATGGAAACAAAAGGCCGCTGAGAAAAGAGAGAGAATAATAA CCCATTTTAAGCCAGACCCAGATGATGAGGAAAAG AAACAGGACTCTTCGATAAAACCCTGA
- the LOC128187822 gene encoding nucleolar protein dao-5-like isoform X7 — translation MAEQKRAHLNRSMEKSFEDLLTGLDDEFEPDIDDIFTNYDHLPEKVTDATFNAMAFQKPKSPTPTSSRQKEEVEEDEPSPGKVQMEEDLDIQLPRVAKNTDPGIQSESEDEEHEPSNGELEFVSSIQEGEEEGEGEVYDASKLILPSVGESSTDDTLLGNVELEEDEEEEEEDLEEDEEKEEIEEEKAESEDDSEGEDMEDQTQTKEEGKLRDQKDLTMFSGLDQDDSDPDIDKLVAECDFLPETVTDSTINAMVDRNRPLAKSYRQSQEEESDEQDEEETMETDSGPESSPPPEVKIRVQKEASLDFSVLEPDSNHLDVDIGKQKTNLRKKGSLAKRRKPTRSTVRSALLSGEETLFVDSTEPKVEKTSRKDDEDDVFGQRTSTSSVEGAPTSPPAKKPSKVMVPLPGFGGPVPALRKRSEEQHEAEMAVDEPKKKDFRSYGVKLPVPQLPRKSEFEDTPSKPVLRKVPRKDSAEKQETEVQYDVSSLKSVKKEARNSKADLESDVFFEKPALRQVARDDNKDRNSSSEMTFEKPALRNVSRPSLDKSNETDVKFEIPALKQVSRERGESNKSETDSDKTFSKPPLKSTPKPSEERSAPISPKTPEPKTFELPSLRPTPKASRSKPMDTQQDVGSFEKPSLRNVSRPLERKNSGEAGSFEKPALRNVGKPPLPEKRISIAEDDSEDKHKFDVPALRMVPRDQKPTETLRNISRGEKESDVEVNRRPSLKSTPRKDPIKAEEGKENPSWLKDMKLRKTRSQADDINNVGESREKPEWLQTATEKREKALESLNSKDDTRENYVPSWQRAKDNRHASNPNLNFVTPSSNSDEPPDWKKALAEKRKTRRDSDTPVKPAPGADSQEKGLPPWKKELAKKGMKPSVPVKTSADSKKVEPEWKQKAAEKRERIITHFKPDPDDEEKKQDSSIKP, via the exons ATGGCAGAACAGAAAAGAGCTCATCTGAACAGG AGCATGGAAAAAAGCTTCGAGGATTTACTCACGGGGCTGGATGATGAGTTTGAGCCAGATATAGATGACATCTTCACAAACTATGATCATCTTCCTGAG AAAGTTACAGATGCCACATTTAATGCTATGGCTTTTCAAAAACCAAAAAGTCCTACCCCTACATCTTCACGGCAGAAGGAAGAGGTTGAAGAGGACGAACCAAGTCCTGGAAAAGTCCAAATGGAAGAAGACTTAGACATTCAGTTACCCAGGGTAGCAAAAAACACAGACCCTGGAATTCAGAGCGAGAGTGAAGATGAGGAGCATGAACCATCAAATGGGGAGTTGGAATTTGTCTCCTCCATTCAGGAGGGGGAGGAGGAGGGAGAAGGGGAGGTTTACGATGCCTCCAAGTTGATCTTGCCTTCTGTTGGGGAAAGCAGCACAGATGATACTCTGCTTGGAAATGTGGAGCTTGAAGAAGATGAAGAGGAAGAAGAGGAAGATCTAGAAGAAGATGAAGAGAAGGAAGAAATTGAGGAGGAAAAAGCAGAGAGTGAAGATGACAGTGAAGGAGAGGACATGGAAGACCAGACCCAAACAAAGGAAGAAGGAAAGTTGAGGGACCAGAAAGACCTGACAATGTTTTCAGGTCTGGACCAAGACGACTCGGATCCTGATATTGATAAGTTGGTAGCAGAGTGTGATTTCCTGCCTGAG ACTGTCACAGACTCCACTATCAATGCAATGGTGGATAGGAATCGACCTTTGGCCAAGTCTTACAGACAGAGTCAGGAAGAAGAGAGTGATGAACAGGATGAGGAGGAAACCATGGAAACAGACTCCGGCCCAGAAAGCAGCCCTCCACCG gaaGTAAAAATAAGAGTTCAAAAAGAGGCCAGTTTAGATTTCTCGGTTCTTGAG CCTGACAGCAACCATCTTGATGTGGATATTGGGAAGCAAAAGACCAATTTGAGAAAGAAGGGTTCTCTGGCCAAGAGGAGGAAACCCACTCGATCAACTGTCAGGAGCGCTCTTTTGTCAGGGGAGGAAACATTATTTGTAGATTCCACAG AACCAAAAGTGGAGAAGACTAGCAGGAAGGATGATGAGGATGATGTGTTTGGTCAGAGAACTTCAACTTCCTCTGTTGAAGGAGCTCCAACTTCACCCCCAGCCAAGAAACCCAGTAAAGTCATGGTGCCGCTACCAGGATTCGGGGGTCCTGTG CCTGCGCTTAGAAAGAGATCAGAGGAGCAGCATGAGGCAGAAATGGCAGTAGATGAACCAAAGAAGAAGGACTTCAGGAGTTATGGAGTTAAATTACCTGTGCCACAACTGCCAAGGAAAAGTGAATTTGAGGACACTCCAAGTAAACCTGTTTTGAGGAAAGTTCCCAGGAAAGACAGTGCTGAGAAGCAGGAGACGGAAGTACAGTATGATGTATCTTCTTTGAAATCAGTGAAAAAGGAAGCCAGAAATTCAAAAGCGGATTTGGAATCTGACGTGTTCTTTGAGAAGCCCGCTTTACGTCAAGTAGCTAGAGACGATAATAAGGATAGAAATTCTTCGAGTGAAATGACATTTGAAAAGCCTGCATTAAGAAATGTATCCAGACCAAGTCTGGACAAATCAAATGAAACGGACGTGAAGTTTGAGATTCCAGCCCTGAAACAAGTGTCCAGAGAGAGAGGAGAAAGCAATAAATCTGAGACAGATAGTGATAAAACATTTAGCAAACCACCTCTGAAATCAACACCCAAACCATCAGAGGAAAGGTCTGCACCAATTTCTCCTAAAACGCCAGAACCTAAAACATTCGAGCTGCCTAGTTTACGGCCAACCCCCAAAGCGAGCAGGAGCAAGCCAATGGATACTCAACAGGATGTGGGCTCATTCGAAAAACCGTCTCTGCGTAATGTGTCAAGACCACTGGAGAGGAAGAACTCGGGAGAAGCAGGATCATTTGAGAAGCCTGCCCTTAGAAATGTTGGCAAACCTCCACTGCCTGAGAAAAGGATTTCCATTGCTGAAGATGATAGCGAGGACAAACACAAATTTGATGTGCCTGCTCTTCGAATGGTACCAAGGGACCAAAAACCTACCGAAACTCTAAGGAACATTTCCCGAGGAGAAAAGGAGTCTGATGTAGAGGTTAATCGTAGACCCTCTCTGAAGTCTACACCTCGCAAAGATCCCATAAAGGCAGAAGAAGGTAAAGAAAATCCATCTTGGCTTAAAGACATGAAACTGAGGAAAACTAGGAGTCAAGCGGACGACATCAACAATGTGGGTGAAAGCAGGGAGAAACCAGAATGGCTTCAGACAGCCACTGAAAAGAGAGAAAAAGCTTTAGAATCCCTCAATTCTAAGG ATGATACAAGAGAGAATTATGTGCCAAGCTGGCAGCGGGCCAAGGACAATCGTCATGCATCTAATCCCAACCTAAACTTTGTGACTCCTTCCTCCAACTCGGATGAACCTCCAGACTGGAAAAAGGCACTGGCCGAGAAAAGGAAAACAAGACGAGACTCTGATACTCCG GTCAAACCGGCCCCTGGGGCGGACAGTCAGGAGAAAGGACTCCCTCCTTGGAAGAAGGAACTGGCCAAGAAAGGAATGAAGCCCTCAGTTCCTGTCAAAA cCTCAGCAGACTCGAAGAAAGTTGAACCCGAATGGAAACAAAAGGCCGCTGAGAAAAGAGAGAGAATAATAA CCCATTTTAAGCCAGACCCAGATGATGAGGAAAAG AAACAGGACTCTTCGATAAAACCCTGA
- the LOC128187822 gene encoding nucleolar protein dao-5-like isoform X3 — protein MAEQKRAHLNRSMEKSFEDLLTGLDDEFEPDIDDIFTNYDHLPEKVTDATFNAMAFQKPKSPTPTSSRQKEEVEEDEPSPGKVQMEEDLDIQLPRVAKNTDPGIQSESEDEEHEPSNGELEFVSSIQEGEEEGEGEVYDASKLILPSVGESSTDDTLLGNVELEEDEEEEEEDLEEDEEKEEIEEEKAESEDDSEGEDMEDQTQTKEEGKLRDQKDLTMFSGLDQDDSDPDIDKLVAECDFLPETVTDSTINAMVDRNRPLAKSYRQSQEEESDEQDEEETMETDSGPESSPPPEVKIRVQKEASLDFSVLEPDSNHLDVDIGKQKTNLRKKGSLAKRRKPTRSTVRSALLSGEETLFVDSTEPKVEKTSRKDDEDDVFGQRTSTSSVEGAPTSPPAKKPSKVMVPLPGFGGPVPALRKRSEEQHEAEMAVDEPKKKDFRSYGVKLPVPQLPRKSEFEDTPSKPVLRKVPRKDSAEKQETEVQYDVSSLKSVKKEARNSKADLESDVFFEKPALRQVARDDNKDRNSSSEMTFEKPALRNVSRPSLDKSNETDVKFEIPALKQVSRERGESNKSETDSDKTFSKPPLKSTPKPSEERSAPISPKTPEPKTFELPSLRPTPKASRSKPMDTQQDVGSFEKPSLRNVSRPLERKNSGEAGSFEKPALRNVGKPPLPEKRISIAEDDSEDKHKFDVPALRMVPRDQKPTETLRNISRGEKESDVEVNRRPSLKSTPRKDPIKAEEGKENPSWLKDMKLRKTRSQADDINNVGESREKPEWLQTATEKREKALESLNSKENKTKSSSENKVPWLSRDNLKKTSTPLQENNDNSHSNQDEVRKRLSSVDTNGDLDIPSRERTPSKKDDTRENYVPSWQRAKDNRHASNPNLNFVTPSSNSDEPPDWKKALAEKRKTRRDSDTPVKPAPGADSQEKGLPPWKKELAKKGMKPSVPVKTSADSKKVEPEWKQKAAEKRERIISWSNQSDDF, from the exons ATGGCAGAACAGAAAAGAGCTCATCTGAACAGG AGCATGGAAAAAAGCTTCGAGGATTTACTCACGGGGCTGGATGATGAGTTTGAGCCAGATATAGATGACATCTTCACAAACTATGATCATCTTCCTGAG AAAGTTACAGATGCCACATTTAATGCTATGGCTTTTCAAAAACCAAAAAGTCCTACCCCTACATCTTCACGGCAGAAGGAAGAGGTTGAAGAGGACGAACCAAGTCCTGGAAAAGTCCAAATGGAAGAAGACTTAGACATTCAGTTACCCAGGGTAGCAAAAAACACAGACCCTGGAATTCAGAGCGAGAGTGAAGATGAGGAGCATGAACCATCAAATGGGGAGTTGGAATTTGTCTCCTCCATTCAGGAGGGGGAGGAGGAGGGAGAAGGGGAGGTTTACGATGCCTCCAAGTTGATCTTGCCTTCTGTTGGGGAAAGCAGCACAGATGATACTCTGCTTGGAAATGTGGAGCTTGAAGAAGATGAAGAGGAAGAAGAGGAAGATCTAGAAGAAGATGAAGAGAAGGAAGAAATTGAGGAGGAAAAAGCAGAGAGTGAAGATGACAGTGAAGGAGAGGACATGGAAGACCAGACCCAAACAAAGGAAGAAGGAAAGTTGAGGGACCAGAAAGACCTGACAATGTTTTCAGGTCTGGACCAAGACGACTCGGATCCTGATATTGATAAGTTGGTAGCAGAGTGTGATTTCCTGCCTGAG ACTGTCACAGACTCCACTATCAATGCAATGGTGGATAGGAATCGACCTTTGGCCAAGTCTTACAGACAGAGTCAGGAAGAAGAGAGTGATGAACAGGATGAGGAGGAAACCATGGAAACAGACTCCGGCCCAGAAAGCAGCCCTCCACCG gaaGTAAAAATAAGAGTTCAAAAAGAGGCCAGTTTAGATTTCTCGGTTCTTGAG CCTGACAGCAACCATCTTGATGTGGATATTGGGAAGCAAAAGACCAATTTGAGAAAGAAGGGTTCTCTGGCCAAGAGGAGGAAACCCACTCGATCAACTGTCAGGAGCGCTCTTTTGTCAGGGGAGGAAACATTATTTGTAGATTCCACAG AACCAAAAGTGGAGAAGACTAGCAGGAAGGATGATGAGGATGATGTGTTTGGTCAGAGAACTTCAACTTCCTCTGTTGAAGGAGCTCCAACTTCACCCCCAGCCAAGAAACCCAGTAAAGTCATGGTGCCGCTACCAGGATTCGGGGGTCCTGTG CCTGCGCTTAGAAAGAGATCAGAGGAGCAGCATGAGGCAGAAATGGCAGTAGATGAACCAAAGAAGAAGGACTTCAGGAGTTATGGAGTTAAATTACCTGTGCCACAACTGCCAAGGAAAAGTGAATTTGAGGACACTCCAAGTAAACCTGTTTTGAGGAAAGTTCCCAGGAAAGACAGTGCTGAGAAGCAGGAGACGGAAGTACAGTATGATGTATCTTCTTTGAAATCAGTGAAAAAGGAAGCCAGAAATTCAAAAGCGGATTTGGAATCTGACGTGTTCTTTGAGAAGCCCGCTTTACGTCAAGTAGCTAGAGACGATAATAAGGATAGAAATTCTTCGAGTGAAATGACATTTGAAAAGCCTGCATTAAGAAATGTATCCAGACCAAGTCTGGACAAATCAAATGAAACGGACGTGAAGTTTGAGATTCCAGCCCTGAAACAAGTGTCCAGAGAGAGAGGAGAAAGCAATAAATCTGAGACAGATAGTGATAAAACATTTAGCAAACCACCTCTGAAATCAACACCCAAACCATCAGAGGAAAGGTCTGCACCAATTTCTCCTAAAACGCCAGAACCTAAAACATTCGAGCTGCCTAGTTTACGGCCAACCCCCAAAGCGAGCAGGAGCAAGCCAATGGATACTCAACAGGATGTGGGCTCATTCGAAAAACCGTCTCTGCGTAATGTGTCAAGACCACTGGAGAGGAAGAACTCGGGAGAAGCAGGATCATTTGAGAAGCCTGCCCTTAGAAATGTTGGCAAACCTCCACTGCCTGAGAAAAGGATTTCCATTGCTGAAGATGATAGCGAGGACAAACACAAATTTGATGTGCCTGCTCTTCGAATGGTACCAAGGGACCAAAAACCTACCGAAACTCTAAGGAACATTTCCCGAGGAGAAAAGGAGTCTGATGTAGAGGTTAATCGTAGACCCTCTCTGAAGTCTACACCTCGCAAAGATCCCATAAAGGCAGAAGAAGGTAAAGAAAATCCATCTTGGCTTAAAGACATGAAACTGAGGAAAACTAGGAGTCAAGCGGACGACATCAACAATGTGGGTGAAAGCAGGGAGAAACCAGAATGGCTTCAGACAGCCACTGAAAAGAGAGAAAAAGCTTTAGAATCCCTCAATTCTAAGG aaaataaaacaaaatctagCTCAGAAAACAAAGTGCCTTGGTTAAGCCGAGACAATCTCAAGAAAACTTCCACTCCCTTGCAAGAAAATAATGACAATTCACATTCCAATCAAGATGAAGTCAGAAAGAGACTCAGTTCTGTAGATACAAATGGTGACTTGGATATTCCTTCAAGGGAAAGAACTCCATCAAAGAAGG ATGATACAAGAGAGAATTATGTGCCAAGCTGGCAGCGGGCCAAGGACAATCGTCATGCATCTAATCCCAACCTAAACTTTGTGACTCCTTCCTCCAACTCGGATGAACCTCCAGACTGGAAAAAGGCACTGGCCGAGAAAAGGAAAACAAGACGAGACTCTGATACTCCG GTCAAACCGGCCCCTGGGGCGGACAGTCAGGAGAAAGGACTCCCTCCTTGGAAGAAGGAACTGGCCAAGAAAGGAATGAAGCCCTCAGTTCCTGTCAAAA cCTCAGCAGACTCGAAGAAAGTTGAACCCGAATGGAAACAAAAGGCCGCTGAGAAAAGAGAGAGAATAATAA GTTGGTCAAATCAAAGTGATGATTTCTag